One window of the Methylocystis parvus OBBP genome contains the following:
- the rpmA gene encoding 50S ribosomal protein L27, producing MAHKKAGGSSRNGRDSDGRRLGVKKFGGESVVAGNIIIRQRGTKWHPGRNIGMGKDHTLFALTDGVVEFKSVRGRSSVSVVPAAQAAE from the coding sequence ATGGCTCACAAAAAAGCGGGCGGCTCGTCGCGCAACGGCCGCGACTCGGACGGCCGGCGCCTCGGCGTCAAGAAATTCGGCGGCGAATCGGTCGTGGCCGGCAACATCATCATTCGTCAGCGCGGAACCAAGTGGCATCCCGGCCGTAATATCGGCATGGGCAAGGACCACACGCTGTTCGCCCTTACCGACGGCGTCGTAGAGTTCAAATCGGTCCGCGGACGCTCCAGCGTATCCGTGGTTCCGGCGGCTCAGGCCGCAGAGTAA
- a CDS encoding flavin monoamine oxidase family protein, which yields MLDVAIVGGGVCGLALARGLARRGLSFALFEARDRLGGRVLSVENRTSGQRLDLGPTWFWPQTQPAIAALVAELGLEAFDQHDPGAALYLGARNAAPVIRAAPDLHGGAQRLSGGMASLVEALAAALPPDALHLAHRLSAVRDAGDHVDLLFDKDGAAIRVAARRVALAIPPRLLAECVQFEPPLPEDLSAAMAETPTWMAASAKAVTGFETPPVWRAFGQSGDAFVTHELAILGEVFDACDARGEKAALGGFFALAPDLREKFRESLAMLAASQFAELFGKSAAQGESHIQDWAREPFTCAAADRDAAPDAHPDYGAPPLCEPVWDDKLHFGASETAREGGGYVEGALNAASRIEGEIAGKGASMTAMHKTAMHETESVNDVALDRFREWAASRRETVFADYRKRLNLALSRGERDQLTQRAMLGAMEAVFAEALAVIDALPFDPSRVAVERGRSELTPQVQAAFDGFIQSFLDAVIEFNRTSCALSNFPSEHRLSKDYVSTTLRDVAAAWREFSLAANSRFVAQRGAAA from the coding sequence ATGCTGGATGTCGCGATTGTCGGCGGCGGGGTTTGCGGGCTGGCGCTCGCGCGCGGTCTCGCGCGGCGGGGCCTTTCCTTCGCCTTGTTCGAGGCGCGGGACCGGCTTGGCGGGCGCGTGCTTTCTGTCGAGAATCGGACAAGCGGCCAGCGTCTCGATCTCGGCCCCACATGGTTCTGGCCGCAGACACAGCCCGCCATCGCCGCCCTCGTCGCGGAGCTTGGGCTCGAGGCCTTCGATCAGCACGATCCGGGCGCGGCCCTTTATCTCGGCGCGCGCAACGCGGCCCCTGTGATCCGCGCCGCTCCGGATCTGCATGGCGGCGCGCAGCGGCTTTCCGGCGGCATGGCGTCCTTGGTCGAGGCGCTCGCCGCCGCTCTGCCGCCGGATGCGCTGCATCTCGCCCATCGGCTGAGCGCCGTAAGGGATGCGGGCGATCATGTCGATCTGCTTTTCGACAAGGACGGCGCGGCGATCCGCGTCGCCGCCCGCCGCGTCGCGCTCGCCATCCCGCCGCGCCTTCTCGCCGAATGCGTTCAATTCGAGCCGCCGCTGCCGGAGGATCTTTCCGCCGCCATGGCGGAGACGCCGACCTGGATGGCGGCGAGCGCCAAGGCCGTGACGGGTTTCGAAACGCCGCCCGTCTGGCGCGCCTTCGGCCAGTCGGGCGACGCCTTCGTCACGCATGAGCTGGCGATATTGGGCGAAGTCTTCGACGCCTGCGACGCGCGCGGAGAAAAGGCGGCGCTCGGCGGCTTCTTCGCGCTCGCGCCCGACCTGCGCGAGAAATTCCGCGAGAGCCTCGCCATGCTCGCGGCGAGCCAGTTCGCCGAGCTCTTCGGCAAATCCGCGGCGCAAGGCGAGTCGCATATTCAGGACTGGGCGCGCGAGCCCTTCACCTGCGCGGCCGCCGACCGCGACGCGGCGCCGGACGCTCATCCCGATTACGGCGCGCCGCCGCTTTGCGAACCCGTCTGGGACGACAAGCTTCACTTCGGCGCTTCGGAGACCGCGCGCGAGGGCGGCGGCTATGTCGAGGGCGCGCTCAACGCCGCGTCGCGCATCGAGGGCGAGATTGCGGGAAAAGGAGCCAGCATGACCGCCATGCACAAAACGGCTATGCACGAAACGGAAAGCGTCAACGACGTCGCGCTCGATCGTTTTCGCGAATGGGCGGCGTCGCGGCGCGAAACCGTCTTCGCGGATTATCGCAAGCGGCTCAATCTCGCTTTGTCGCGCGGCGAGCGCGATCAGCTCACCCAGCGCGCCATGCTGGGCGCGATGGAGGCGGTTTTCGCCGAGGCGCTCGCCGTCATCGACGCGCTTCCCTTCGATCCGTCTCGCGTCGCGGTCGAACGCGGCCGCTCCGAACTGACGCCGCAAGTGCAGGCCGCTTTCGACGGCTTCATCCAGAGTTTTCTTGACGCCGTGATCGAGTTCAACCGCACCTCATGCGCGCTGTCGAACTTCCCCTCGGAACATCGTCTCTCGAAGGACTATGTCTCGACGACGCTGCGCGACGTCGCCGCCGCCTGGCGGGAGTTCTCGCTTGCGGCGAACAGCCGTTTCGTCGCGCAACGCGGCGCGGCCGCGTGA
- the rplU gene encoding 50S ribosomal protein L21, whose protein sequence is MFAVIKTGGKQYSVSAGDIITVMALDGAPGDKVSFDEVLMIGGDSPKIGAPTVEGASVAGEIVEQTRSEKSIAFKKRRRQNSKRKRGHRQDLTLVKILSI, encoded by the coding sequence ATGTTCGCAGTCATCAAAACCGGCGGCAAGCAATATAGCGTGTCCGCTGGCGATATCATCACGGTCATGGCGCTCGACGGCGCGCCGGGCGACAAGGTCTCCTTCGACGAGGTGCTGATGATCGGGGGCGACTCCCCCAAGATCGGCGCTCCGACAGTTGAAGGCGCATCGGTCGCCGGCGAGATCGTCGAGCAGACGCGCAGCGAGAAGTCGATCGCCTTCAAGAAGCGCCGCCGCCAGAACTCCAAGCGCAAGCGCGGCCATCGCCAGGACTTGACGCTGGTCAAGATTCTCTCGATCTAA
- a CDS encoding L,D-transpeptidase family protein, whose product MKPRSTYLLLTAIAIGALALGVAALRHLPAPGRTGGGAAKMAAAQHPAGGSILPGLRRAAQQQAPAPMGAPPTAPAAPAPAAVAPPAAAPTPTPPAQPQPAETAALPAAPAAPDKPAPVPETPPTPEADAGVEGLISFPPVAPVPPPRPADIGPAQAVAPLPPVRPRDLASLETPPEPAAPGAPPPAQPPAAPPQAAQSQAAPSQAAPSSGSSWSFPQWPSAATAPGDAPQAPGASPNYVDAPLPPSRPADLERLAALVPAKAAATDATPPAPAAAPAAAPSGGQQTARLEEPTLRPAPDDAFQAPPPKIGMGDPVFVRIFKQEGQLELWLRKNGRYALYKTFPICKWSGRLGPKIKEADYQSPEGFYSVSAKQLNPHSNYYRAFNVGYPNAFDRQNGRTGGLVMVHGACKSVGCFAMTDRGIEEIYGFVEAALKAGQKDIPVHIFPFRMTEANIARETGGGWLAFVGGGGNQQWAGFWKNLKEGYDHFEQTGQPPVAFACGDHYEFDGGSSACKRVAGW is encoded by the coding sequence ATGAAGCCGCGTTCCACCTATCTTCTCCTGACCGCCATCGCGATTGGCGCGCTCGCTCTGGGCGTCGCGGCCTTGCGTCATTTGCCCGCGCCCGGCCGGACCGGCGGCGGCGCGGCCAAAATGGCGGCGGCGCAGCATCCGGCCGGCGGCTCGATCCTGCCCGGCCTGCGCCGCGCCGCCCAACAACAGGCGCCCGCGCCCATGGGGGCTCCTCCAACCGCCCCGGCCGCGCCCGCGCCTGCTGCGGTCGCGCCGCCCGCCGCCGCGCCGACCCCGACGCCCCCCGCGCAACCGCAGCCGGCGGAGACGGCCGCCCTGCCGGCGGCGCCCGCCGCGCCCGACAAGCCGGCTCCCGTCCCGGAAACGCCGCCCACGCCCGAGGCGGACGCCGGCGTCGAGGGCCTCATTTCCTTCCCGCCGGTCGCGCCCGTTCCGCCGCCGCGCCCCGCCGACATCGGCCCGGCCCAAGCGGTTGCGCCGCTGCCCCCGGTTCGCCCGCGCGACCTCGCCTCGCTCGAAACCCCGCCCGAACCGGCCGCGCCCGGCGCGCCGCCGCCGGCCCAGCCCCCCGCTGCGCCGCCTCAAGCCGCCCAGTCTCAAGCCGCTCCCTCTCAAGCCGCGCCGTCTTCCGGTTCGTCCTGGTCGTTCCCGCAATGGCCGTCAGCGGCGACGGCGCCGGGCGACGCGCCGCAAGCGCCGGGAGCTTCGCCGAATTACGTCGACGCGCCTCTGCCGCCCTCGCGTCCGGCGGATCTCGAGAGGCTCGCCGCCCTCGTCCCCGCCAAGGCGGCGGCGACGGACGCCACGCCCCCCGCGCCCGCCGCGGCGCCGGCGGCCGCCCCGAGCGGCGGCCAGCAGACCGCGCGGCTGGAGGAGCCGACCCTGCGCCCGGCGCCCGACGACGCCTTTCAGGCGCCGCCGCCGAAAATCGGCATGGGCGATCCGGTCTTCGTGCGCATCTTCAAACAGGAAGGACAATTGGAGCTGTGGCTCAGGAAGAACGGCCGCTACGCGCTCTACAAGACTTTCCCGATCTGCAAATGGTCCGGCCGTCTCGGCCCGAAGATCAAGGAAGCCGATTACCAGTCGCCCGAGGGCTTCTACAGCGTCTCCGCCAAGCAATTGAACCCGCATTCCAATTATTATCGCGCCTTCAATGTCGGCTATCCCAACGCCTTCGACCGACAGAACGGCCGCACCGGCGGTCTCGTCATGGTGCATGGCGCCTGCAAATCGGTGGGCTGCTTCGCCATGACCGATCGCGGCATCGAGGAGATCTACGGATTCGTCGAGGCGGCGCTGAAGGCGGGGCAGAAGGACATTCCCGTCCACATCTTCCCCTTCCGCATGACGGAAGCGAACATTGCGCGCGAGACGGGCGGCGGCTGGCTCGCTTTTGTCGGCGGCGGCGGCAATCAGCAATGGGCCGGCTTCTGGAAAAACCTCAAGGAAGGCTACGACCACTTCGAGCAGACGGGCCAGCCTCCCGTCGCCTTCGCCTGCGGGGATCATTACGAATTCGACGGCGGCTCCAGCGCCTGCAAGCGCGTCGCGGGCTGGTGA
- a CDS encoding S-methyl-5'-thioadenosine phosphorylase, whose product MTRAVVGIIGGSGVYDLPGAENVRRERVSTPWGEPSDELVFGEIGGTKAVFLPRHGRGHRLSPSSINYRANIDAMKRAGVTDLISVSACGSFKSQFFPGLFVLVDQFVDRTFARQSSFFGDGCVAHVSMAHPIAPKLSARIARAARDEGIEIAVGGTYVCMEGPQFSTYAESLHYKACGFDLIGMTAMPEAKLAREAEISYATIAMVTDFDCWHPEHDHVDVASVIQIVRENSAKAARLVGRVLKDFPQEREPCPVGSDRALDNAILTAPEARDPELLKKLDAVMSRLNAPSA is encoded by the coding sequence ATGACGCGGGCGGTCGTCGGCATTATCGGCGGATCGGGCGTTTACGATCTGCCAGGGGCCGAGAATGTGCGGCGCGAACGCGTCTCGACGCCCTGGGGCGAGCCTTCCGACGAACTCGTCTTCGGCGAGATCGGCGGCACGAAAGCCGTCTTTCTTCCTCGCCACGGACGCGGCCATCGTCTGTCGCCGTCATCGATCAACTATCGCGCCAATATCGACGCGATGAAGCGCGCCGGCGTCACCGACCTCATCTCGGTCTCCGCCTGCGGCTCCTTCAAGTCGCAATTTTTTCCCGGGCTCTTCGTGCTCGTCGACCAATTCGTCGACCGCACCTTCGCCCGCCAATCGTCCTTCTTCGGCGATGGCTGCGTCGCGCATGTCTCCATGGCGCATCCGATCGCGCCGAAACTCTCCGCGCGCATCGCCAGGGCGGCGCGCGACGAGGGAATAGAGATCGCCGTCGGCGGAACCTATGTCTGCATGGAAGGCCCGCAATTCTCGACCTACGCCGAATCGCTGCACTACAAGGCCTGCGGCTTCGACCTCATCGGCATGACGGCGATGCCCGAAGCGAAGCTCGCGCGCGAGGCCGAGATTTCCTACGCGACCATCGCCATGGTGACGGATTTCGACTGCTGGCATCCCGAACACGACCATGTGGACGTGGCGTCGGTGATCCAGATCGTGCGCGAGAATTCCGCCAAGGCGGCGCGTCTCGTGGGGCGCGTGCTGAAGGATTTCCCGCAGGAGCGCGAGCCCTGCCCCGTCGGCTCCGACCGCGCGCTGGACAACGCCATTCTGACAGCGCCGGAGGCGCGCGATCCGGAGTTGTTGAAAAAGCTCGACGCGGTGATGTCGCGGTTGAACGCGCCGTCAGCGTAA
- a CDS encoding GNAT family N-acetyltransferase codes for MFPEITHDDIFRLETERLWLRWPRSADAETLARLAGDPDVASQTANIPHPYNLRDAEQFIRKARAENESGQGLVLALAFKRQPNELIGVIGAHGSQFRGTAGLGYWLGREFWGQGLMTEAGRTFIDLIFGVTSLAEIVSDALPGNLSSRRVQEKLGFASLGEMEIEAPARGGKVKVARTRLTRGAAHTAFGARRPRLTST; via the coding sequence ATGTTTCCAGAGATTACCCATGACGATATTTTCCGGCTGGAAACGGAGCGGCTCTGGCTGCGCTGGCCGCGGAGCGCGGATGCGGAGACCCTCGCCCGGCTCGCCGGCGATCCGGACGTCGCCTCGCAGACCGCCAATATCCCGCACCCCTACAATCTGCGCGACGCCGAACAGTTCATCCGCAAGGCGCGGGCGGAAAACGAGTCGGGGCAGGGACTGGTGCTGGCGCTGGCCTTCAAGCGCCAGCCGAACGAGCTCATCGGCGTCATCGGCGCGCATGGCTCGCAGTTTCGCGGCACAGCGGGGCTCGGCTACTGGCTCGGCCGCGAATTCTGGGGCCAGGGGCTGATGACCGAAGCCGGCCGGACCTTCATCGACCTGATTTTCGGCGTCACCTCGCTCGCCGAGATCGTTTCGGACGCGCTTCCCGGCAATCTCTCCTCGCGGCGGGTGCAGGAGAAGCTGGGCTTCGCCAGTCTGGGCGAGATGGAGATCGAGGCGCCCGCCCGCGGCGGCAAGGTGAAGGTCGCGCGCACGCGGCTGACGCGCGGCGCCGCCCATACCGCCTTCGGCGCGCGGCGCCCGCGACTGACCTCTACGTGA
- a CDS encoding adenine phosphoribosyltransferase yields the protein MPLRAAIRTIPDYPKKGILFRDITTLLGDAKAFRKAVDELVQPWAGAKIEKVAGMEARGFILGGAVAHQLSAGFVPIRKKGKLPHQTVSISYALEYGVDEMEMHVDAVAQGEKVILVDDLIATGGTAEGAIRLLQKMGANVVAACFVIDLPDLGGAKKIEALGVPVRTLVAFEGH from the coding sequence ATGCCGCTTCGCGCCGCCATTCGCACCATTCCGGACTATCCCAAAAAGGGCATTCTTTTCCGCGACATCACCACGCTGCTTGGCGACGCCAAGGCGTTCCGCAAGGCGGTGGACGAGCTGGTGCAGCCCTGGGCCGGCGCGAAGATCGAGAAGGTCGCCGGCATGGAGGCGCGCGGCTTCATCCTTGGCGGCGCGGTCGCCCATCAGCTTTCGGCCGGCTTCGTTCCGATCCGCAAAAAAGGCAAATTGCCGCACCAGACTGTCTCCATTTCCTACGCGCTCGAATACGGCGTGGACGAGATGGAGATGCATGTGGACGCCGTCGCGCAAGGCGAGAAGGTGATCCTCGTCGACGATCTCATCGCGACGGGCGGCACGGCGGAGGGGGCGATCCGGCTGCTGCAGAAGATGGGGGCCAACGTCGTCGCCGCCTGTTTCGTCATCGACCTCCCCGATCTCGGCGGCGCGAAGAAGATCGAGGCGCTCGGCGTGCCGGTCCGCACGCTTGTCGCCTTCGAGGGGCACTAG
- a CDS encoding Kazal-type serine protease inhibitor family protein: protein MMKNLRAAVAAFGFVAVSFSATAAPAAAKLGEMCGGIAGVPCEKDLWCDPEPDKCGGADIAGKCVSVPTICTREFIPVCGCDGKTYGNDCERRAAKAAKKSDGPCSAYGK, encoded by the coding sequence ATGATGAAAAATTTACGCGCGGCCGTCGCCGCGTTCGGATTTGTCGCCGTCTCTTTCTCCGCGACCGCCGCTCCCGCCGCGGCCAAACTCGGCGAAATGTGCGGCGGGATCGCCGGCGTCCCTTGCGAGAAGGACCTCTGGTGCGACCCCGAGCCAGATAAATGCGGCGGCGCCGACATCGCCGGAAAATGCGTCAGCGTTCCGACGATCTGCACGAGGGAATTCATCCCGGTCTGCGGCTGCGACGGCAAGACATATGGCAATGATTGCGAGCGCCGGGCGGCGAAAGCCGCCAAAAAGTCCGACGGTCCCTGTTCGGCCTACGGCAAATAG